GTCCGAGCGGATCGGCAAGCGCGGCATCGGTTTCGGCAACGAGGTCACGAGCAAGGACGAGGTCGACACCTCGGATCACTTCGCCGAGGTCATGCCGGAGGACCTGATCAAGTTCGGGTTGATCCCCGAGTTCATCGGTCGTCTGCCGGTCGTCGCATCGGTGACCAACCTGGACAAGGAATCGCTCGTGAGCATCCTGTCCGAGCCGAAGAACGCGCTGGTGAAGCAGTACACCAAGCTCTTCGAGATGGACAACGTCGAACTCGAGTTCTCCCACGACGCGCTCGAGGCGGTCGCCGACCAGGCGATCCACCGCGGGACCGGTGCGCGTGGTCTCCGCGCGATCATGGAGGAAGTCCTCCTGCCGGTGATGTACGACATTCCCAGCCGTGACGACGTCGAGAAGGTCGTCGTGACAGGGGAGACGGTGCGCGACAACGTGCTCCCGACGATCGTGCCACGCAAAGACAATCGCGACGAGCGGCGCGACAAGACCGCCTGACCGACACCGCCTGAACGGCACGACACGCAGAACTCCCAGAAGCCCCGCGCTTCTGGGAGTTTTTCGTGTGGGTCACGCCCGGACGGTCACCCCTCTATGGTGCTCGGTTCGAGCCGCACCACGACCGCCTTCGACACCGGGGTGTTGGAGCCCTTCGCGACCGAACCCAGGGGTACCAGCGGGTTGGTCTCGGGGTAGTAGGCGGCGGCGTTGCCGCGCGGCGTCGAGTACTCGACGATCTCGAACCCCTCGACCCGCCGTTCCTCGATGCCGCTCCCGGCGCCGGTGGCATTCGGCCCGCTCGCTTCGCTCCCGGCGCCGGTGACATTCGGCCCGCTCGCTTCGCTCCCGGCGCCGGTCCACTCCGACACGATGTCGACCCGCTGACCCGCCCGCAAACCGAACGCCTGGATGTCGGCGGCATTCAGCATGATCACCCGCCGGTTGCCCTTGATGCCGCGGTAGCGGTCGTCGTGGCCGTAGATCGTGGTGTTGTACTGATCGTGGCTGCGCAACGTCTGCAGGATCAGCCGTCCCTCCGGCACATCCACCCACTCGAGCGGATTGACCGCGAAGTTGGCCCGCTCGTTCGGGGTCGCGAACTCGCGGAGATCACGCGGCGGATGCGGCAACACGAATCCGTCGGACATGCGGACCCGGATGTTGAAATCCTCGAATCCGGGGATGACCCGCGAGATGCGGTCGCGGATCGCGTCGTTGTCGCCGCGCAGTTCCTGCCACGGCACCGCGTGGTCGGCTCCGAGAACAGCGGTGGCGAGGTCGCACACGATCGCGACCTCGCTGTGCAACTCCTTCGACGCCGGCGGCAGCGATCCTCGTGACAGATGGACCACCGACATCGAGTCCTCCACCGAGACCTGTTGCGCCACACCGCCGACGACGTCCTTGTCGGTGCGTCCGAGAGTCGGCAGGATGAGCGCGGCGCCGCCGGTCGCGAGATGTGATTCGTTCAGCTTGGTGCTGATCTGAACGGTCAGTGCGCAGCGCCTGAGCGCGGCGCGGGTGACGTCGGTGTCGGGGGCCGCGGCGACGAAGTTGCCGCCCATGGCCACGAACAGGCGGACGTCGCCGCGCGCCATGGCGCCGATCGCGGCGACGGTGTCATAGCCGTGCTCGCGGGGACTGACGATGCCGAACTCGGCGTCCTGCGCGGCGAGGAAGAACTCCGGCATCTTCTCGAAGATGCCCATCGTGCGGTCGCCCTGCACATTGGAGTGACCCCGCACCGGGCACAGGCCGGCACCGGGCTTGCCGATCATGCCGCGCAGCAGCAGGACATTGGTGCCCTCGCCGATGGTGGCCACGGCGTGATGATGCTGGGTCAGGCCCATCGCCCAGCACAGGACGATCCGTTCGGACGACGCGATCGCGTGGGCGAGGTCGGCGATCGCCTCGTGGGTCAGTCCGGTCGCCGCCACGATGTCGTCGAAGTCGACGTCCTCGAGCAGCCGCAGGTACTCATCGACGCCGGCGCAACTCCCGTCGAGGAACTCCTGGTCGAAGACGGTTCCCGGGGCTGCCCGCTCGGCGTCGAGCAACAGGCGGGCCACACCGCGGAACAGGGCCATGTCGCCGCCGAGTCGGATCTGCAGGAAATCGTCGGTCAGCTTCACGCCGTGCCCGACGACACCGCCCACCTTCTGCGGATCCTTGAACCGCATCAGGCCCGCCTCCGGCAGCGGGTTGATCGCGACGATGCGGGCGCCGTTGTGCTTGGCCTTCTCCAGCGTGGACAGCATCCGCGGATGGTTCGTGCCCGGGTTCTGGCCGGCGATGAGGATCAGGTCGGCCGACTCGAGGTCGGGGACGGTCACCGACCCCTTGCCGATGCCGATCGAGGCGCCGAGCGCCGCGCCCGATGACTCGTGGCACATGTTCGAGCAGTCCGGGAGGTTGTTGGTGCCGACACTGCGGGCGAACAGCTGGTAGACGAACGCGGCCTCGTTGCTGGTGCGTCCTGATGTGTAGAAGACCGCCTCGTCCGGCGACGACATCGCGGCGAACTCGTCGGCGATGACACGGTTGGCCTCGTCCCAGGTCACCGGGCGGTAGTGGGTGTCCCCGGGCGCGAGATACATCGGATGCGTGAGCCGGCCCTGCTGCGAGAGCCAGTACCCCGACTTCTCGCGCAGATCCGCGACGGAGTGCGTGGCGAAGAACTCGGGGGTGACTCGTCGCCGGGTGGCCTCCTCGGCGACGGCCTTCGCCCCGTTCTCACAGAACTCGGCATGCTTGCGGTGACCGGGAGTCTCCGGCCAGGCACAGCCGGGGCAGTCGAAACCGTCCCGCTGATTCAACTTGGTCAGGGTTCGCGCGGTGCGTAGGGCGCCCATCTGCTCGACGCCGCGCGCCAGGGCCACCGCCACCGCGGGAACACCCGCCGCATAGTGCTTCACGTGACCGATGTGGACGTCGTCGGGTTCCGTGATCGGGGTTTCGTCACGGGGCTGCGAGGGACTCATATCACCATCTTGCCCCCACACGCCGCGGGCTTCGCAGACACTGGTCGGTATGGCGCAACAGGATGCAGGACATGGGGTGGCGGGGATCGTCTTGGCAGGCGGACGGTCCCGGCGGATGGGCCGGGACAAGGCCGCACTGGACTGGGACGGCGAGCCGATGCTCGCGCGGGTGGTCCGGGTGGTCGGGGAGCGGTGCGGGCCGGTGTTCGTGGTCGCCACCGAGGAGTCGGCCGCCTATCGGTCGCTGTACGGCAGTGGTGGACCCGAGGCGCGCTGGGTCACCGGTGAGACACCCGGGACGGGTCCGCTCGGCGGGTTGGCGGTGGGCCTGTCGACGGCCGCGGAGGCGGGCGCGGAATGGGCCTTCGTCTGCGCGACCGACATGCCGCTGATCACCCCGGAACTGATCGACGAACTCCTGCGGGGGGTGACCCCGTCGACCCAGGCGGTGATCGCGACCGACGCGCAGCGGGACCACCCGATGGCCGGGGTGTACCGCACCGACGCCGCCGGCGTGATCGCCGATCTGACCGCCGGTGGTGAACGGCGCATGCTCGCCGCGCTCGACGCGTTGACCACCCACCGGGTGACCGTGAGCAACCCGGAGTGGCTCATCAACGTCAACGCGCCGGAGGACCTGCACCGTCTCCATGCGTGAAACGCGTAGGGCTCGCAGGCCAGGGCGGGCCGTTCCCTAAGATTGTGGGGTGACCACCACCGACCCCACCCGCGAATTGCCGAAGTCCTGGGACCCCGCCGAACACGAGGGCAGGCTCTACCAGGGCTGGGTGGATGCCGGCTACTTCACCGCCGACGCGGACAGTGACCGGCCCGCGTTCTCCATCGTCATCCCACCGCCGAACGTCAACGGCTCGTTGCACATGGGGCACGCCTACGAGCACGTCCTGATGGACGCGCTCGCCCGCCGCCGCCGCATGCAGGGCTACGAGGTGCTGTGGCTGCCGGGCATGGATCATGCCGCGATCGCGATGCAGACCATGGTGGAGCGCAAGCTGGCGGCCGAGGGTCTGACCCGTGATGATCTGGGGCGCGAGGCGTTCATCGAACGCGTCTGGGCCGAGAAGGCGGAGATCGGCGACAACATCGGCAACCAGATGCGCCGCCTCGGCGACGGTGTGGACTGGAGCCGCGAGCGGTTCACCATGGACGAGGGGCTGTCCCGCGCGGTGCAGACCGTGTTCAAGCAGATGTACGACGACGGACTCATCTACCGCGCGGAGCGACTCGTCAACTGGTCGCCGGTGCTCAAGACAGCGATCAGCGACATCGAGGTGAGCTACGCCGACGTCGAGGGCGAACTGGTGAGCTTCCGCTACGGCAGCCTCGACGACGCCGAACCGCACATCGTCGTCGCGACCACGCGCGTCGAGACGATGCTCGGCGACACCGCCATCGCGGTCCACCCCGAGGACGGGCGTTACGCCCACCTGATCGGCTCCGAACTCGACCATCCCTTCGTCGACCGGAAGATCCCGATCATCGCCGACGACTACGTCGACCCCGAGTTCGGCAGCGGCGCAGTCAAGATCACGCCCGCACACGACCCCAACGACTTCGCGATCGGGCAGCGCCACGACCTGCCGATGCCGACGATCATGGACGACGAGGCGCGGATCGCCGACACCGGCACGTCATTCGACGGCATGGACCGCTTCGAGGCGAGGGTCAAGGTGCGCGAGGCTCTCGCCGAGCAGGGCCGGATCGTCAAGGAGGTCCGCCCCTACCTGCACAGCGTCGGTCACTCCGAGCGGACGGGCGAACCGATCGAACCGCGACTCTCCATGCAGTGGTGGGTCAAGGTCGAGTCGTTGGCCAAGGCGGCGGGCGACGCGGTCCGCGGCGGAGACACCGTGATCCATCCCCAGTCGATGGAGCCGCGCTGGTTCGGCTGGGTCGACAACATGTATGACTGGTGCATCTCCCGTCAGCTGTGGTGGGGACATCGCATCCCGATCTGGTACGGACCGGACGGAGAGGTCGCCTGTGTCGGCCCCGACGACGAAGTGCCCGCGGGCTACGTCCAGGAGACCGACGTCCTGGACACCTGGTTCTCGTCCGGGCTCTGGCCATTCTCCACCCTCGGTTGGCCGGACAAGACGCCCGACCTCGAGAAGTTCTATCCCACTTCGGTTCTCGTGACCGGATACGACATCCTGTTCTTCTGGGTGGCCCGGATGATGATGTTCGGGACCTTCGTCGCCCCACAGCTGGGGGAGGGCGACACGATCCCGTTCCACAACCTGTTCCTGCACGGCCTCGTCCGGGACGAACACGGCCGCAAGATGTCGAAGTCGAAGGGCAACGGTATCGACCCGCTGGATTGGGTCGAGCGCTTCGGGGCCGACGCGTTGCGGTTCACGCTCGCGCGTGGGGCGAATCCGGGCAGCGACATCTCGGTCGGCGAGGATCACGCCCAGTCGTCGCGCAACTTCGCCACCAAACTGTTCAACGCGACCAAGTTCGCGCTGATGAATGGCGCGGTCGCGCCGGGAACGCAGCGAGCGGGCCAGGGGGACCCGGTGGGGGACCTGCCAGACCGCTCCGCGCTCACCGAGGCGGATCGCTGGATTCTGGATCGTCTCGCCACCGTGCGGGCCGAGGCCGACGCCGGTTTCGAGTCCTACGAGTTCTCCAAGGCATGCGAGTCGCTGTATCACTTCGCCTGGGACGAGGTGTGTGACTGGTATCTCGAGCTGGCCAAGGTGCAGTTCGCAGAGAACGACGAACAGCGTTCGCGGGCAACATCTCTGGTCCTGGGAACGGTGCTGGACCAACTGCTGCGCCTGCTGCATCCGGTGATGCCGTTCGTCACCGAGGTGCTGTGGACGGCGCTCACGAACGAGGAGTCGCTGGTCGTCGCCGCATGGCCGCAGCCCACGGACACCGGGACGGACACCCGTGCCGCCCAGCACATCGACGACCTGCAGCGGCTGATCACCGAGGTGCGGCGATTCCGTAGCGACCAGGGCCTCAAGCCGGGGCAGCGGGTCGCGGCCGAGGTCGAGGGCCTCGATGCGGCCGGTCTCACGGACTCCCGCCCGTACCTGGACTCGCTGGCCCGTCTGGAGGGGTCGGACGACACCTTCTCGGCGACCGCGACCATCGACGTCCGCCTGTCGGCGACAACGGTGACGGTGAAGATCGACACGTCCGGCACGGTCGACGTGGCGGCCGAACGCAAACGCCTCACCAAGGACCTCGCCGCCGCCGAGAAGGAGCTCGCCCAGACGACCGGCAAACTCGGCAACGACCAGTTCCTGTCGAAGGCGCCGGACCACGTCGTCGAGAAGATCCGCGAGCGGCAGAAGGTCGCCGCCGAAGAGGTCGAGAGGCTCGGCGCCACCCTGAGCGCATTGGGCGGCTCGTGAGCCGCGACGATCTGGGAATCGGTCCCGACAGCGACGACATCCCCGACGACCTGGACCGGGACCACCTCGGCCCCGATCCCCGGCGCCGGAACGAACTGGACGTCGATCCGCTCGGTGCCGCACCGCTGCCGACCGATCTGGGGTCGCTGCTCGCCGGTCGTGGTGGAGCTCCGGACGAGTTGTATGCCGACGACGTGGCGATGGACGACGAGGAGGACCGGCGCGCGGCGCCGGCCGATCCGGGCCCGCGCGACGACGCGGCCACCCTCGCCGAACTCGCCGACCTGGAGACCGAACTCGACACGCGGTGGCCCGAGACCCGGATCGAGCCGTCGCTGACCCGGATCTCCGCGCTGATGGATCTGCTCGGCTCGCCGCAGCACAGTTATCCCGCGATCCACATCGCCGGCACCAACGGGAAGACGTCGGTGGCGCGGATGATCGACGCGCTGCTGATCGCGATGCACCGGCGGACCGGCCGAATCACCAGTCCCCATCTGCAGCGGGTCACCGAGCGGATCTCGGTGGACGGCAAGCCGATCAGCGCCCGGACCTACATCGACACCTACCGTGACCTGGAGCCCTACATCACCATGGTCGACGACTCGTCGACCGCGGCGGGTGGGCCGCGGATGAGCAAGTTCGAGGTGCTCACCGCGATGTCCTACGCGGTGTTCGCCGAGGCGCCGGTCGATGTGGCGGTCGTCGAGACCGGGATGGGCGGGCGCTGGGATGCCACCAATGTCATCGACGCCACCGTAGCGGTGATCACCCCGATCGCGATGGATCATGCCGACTATCTCGGTGACACCCTCGCGGCGATCGCGTCGGAGAAGGCCGGGATCATCAAGAAGGCGGACCCCGACGATCTGGTCCCCACCGACCCGGTCACCATTCTCGCGGTGCAGGAACCGGAGGTCGCCGAAGTGTTGCTCCGGCAGGCCGTCGAGTCCGAAACCCTGGTGGCACGGGAGAACTCGGAGTTCGCGGTCCTCGAGTCGGCGACCGCTGTCGGTGGTCAGCTCCTGCGTCTGCAGGGCCTCGGGGGTGTCTACGACGAGATCTACCTGCCGTTGCACGGTGCGCACCAGGCATCCAACGCCGCGATCGCCCTCGCCGCCGTCGAGGCGTTCTTCGGTGCCGGTGCGGATCGGCAACTCGACGTCGAGGCGATACGTGCGGGCTTCGCCGCTGTCGAGAGCCCGGGCCGGCTGGAGCGGGTCCGGGGCGCGCCGACGGTCTTCGTCGATGCGGCGCACAACCCGCACGGGGCGGCCGCATTGGCCCAGGCGCTGGCCGAGGAGTTCGACTTCCGTCGGCTCGTCGGCGTGATCGGCATGCTGGGGGACAAGGACGCCGAGGGATTCCTGGAAGCCGTCGAGCCGGTGTTCGACACCATCGTGTTGACCAATAACGGATCTCCGCGCGCACTCGACACCGAAACTCTCGCCGAGATCGCCCGGCCGATTTACGGGGAGGACCGTGTGGTTGTCGAACCGTTCCTCCCGGATGCCGTGGAGGTGGCCATCGGGTTGGCCGAACAGTCCGACGGTGAGCCGGTTTCCGGTGCGGGCGTGGTGATCACCGGTTCCGTGGTCACCGCCGGTGCGGCCCGCACCCTGTTCGGCAAGGAGCCCTCATGAGTGAACCGGTCCGCTTCAGCCCGCCGACGACCGATCCGTGGAAAGGTCTGCGCGGCGTCATGGCCGGCACCCTGGTCCTGGAGGTCATCGTGCTCGGCCTAGCGTTCCCGATCGTGGCGAACATCGGCTCGGGGCTCACCTGGCTCTCCGGTGGCTATCTCGGGCTCGTGGTGCTGGCGCACATCGTCGCCGCCGGACTCCAGGGGCGCCCGTATGCGATGCGCCTCGACATCGGCTTGCAGATCCTGGTGATCATCGGCGGCATCTTCCATTGGTCGATTGCCGTCATCGGGGTGATCTTCCTGTGCGTCTGGATCTACATCGCCTACATCAAGCACGACGTCGAGGTCCGGATCGAGAAGGGCATGCTGCCCGGCCAGGAACCTCTGGGCGGTTGACCTCGTCCGTTCGGCAATCGCGACGCCGGGTTCGGCGCCTGCAACAGCCGTTGCCCGACTGTGACCTGTCACCCCTCGCTTTTGCCGCGCCGCGGCTGTGACAATGTCGCTGCCGGGGGCGAGCGCGTCGAGCGTCGTTCCCCGCATTCGGTGATCGAACCCCGTGACGTGAGGAACCGCTTGTCTGTCAACACCTGCCTTCGCCGACCCCTGGCCGCCGCCGTGATGGCGTTGTCCGTGATCGGATCGTCCTTCGCCGTCGGCGCCGCGCACGCCGCGCCGACGATCGATCCGGCGGACCTCCCGGTGGCCGATGTTCCGATGCCGGCGGGCGAGGGTGAGTACAGCTACATCGCCACGCACGAGGTGACCAAGCGTGCCGCGTCGATGAAGTTGGCCGATGGGATCGCATCGTTGCCGGTGCCTGCGCAGTACCGGCCGGCGAATCTCGCACTGGCGGCGCAGTTCGACATCGCGGTGCAGAGTGCGTTGCGTTCGCCCGGCGGCTGCGTGCAGGTCGTGGTCGATCCGCGCGCACGCTCGGGCAGTCTGTTCAATTACGGATTCTTTGCGGTCGCGGGTCAGTACTGCCCGTGAGGCCCGGCGCCGGGAACGGAGTGAGCGGGCCGGTGACACGCGGCGCCGGGAACGGAGTGAGCGGGCCGATGACACGCGGCGCCGGGAACGGAGTGAGCGGGCCGGTGACACGCGGCGCCGGGAACGGAGTGAGCGGGCCCGATCGCGCACCCCGCCCGTCACGTTAAGGTGTGCACGTGACTGAACGGACTCTCGTACTCATCAAGCCCGACGGCGTGGCCCGCGCGCTGGTCGGCGACATCATCAGCCGGATCGAGCGCAAGGGGCTGACCCTCGTTGCACTGGAGTTGAAGACTGCCGGTGACGAGGTCGCGCGCGGCCACTATGCCGAGCACGAGGGCAAGCCCTTTTATCCGTCGTTGCTGGAGTTCATCACGTCGGGGCCGTTGGTGGCCGCGGTCCTCGAGGGACCCCGCGCGGTTGCGGCGTTCCGGCAGATCGCGGGCGGTACCGACCCGGTGGAGAAGGCTGTTCCCGGAACCATCCGTGGTGACTTCGCGTTGAGCACGCAGACCAACCTGGTGCACGGTTCGGACTCGCCGGAGTCTGCCGAGCGTGAGATCGCCCTCTGGTTCCCTGACCTGGGCGTCTGAGTCCACTTCTCCCGACTTCCCCGCGGTGGCGGGCGGACCTCCGCCCGCCAAACACGCATAGTGTGCGGGGAACGACTCGTGGTGTGGGATACTTGCACAGTTGTCGGTGACACACTTTGCCGCCGACAACCGGATGACGCCTTCGGTATCGGTACCCCGATCACCCCGTCTTCCCCATCGTGGTTCGGTACGCCCTCGGCGGCCCGGGCAGCGGGCCCGGTGTCCGCGACGCGATGGTGTGGAAGACGTCGACCGGATGAGGTCATCGACAACGCAAGGCGCCGGCCCGCGACCAGCAATTCAACGGTTGTGGGGCAGGCGCGAAGACCACATAACACCGGTCCTATCGACCGGGACACAGAGTGAAGCCCTCGCGTGGCCGCGTCAGCCCGACGCGCCCGGGGGCTCGAGGAGAATTGAGTGACCGACAACGGGTCGCCGACTGACGCGAACGCAGCGTCGGAATCGGCGGAGGAATTCCCCAGCAGGCTTCGTGTGCATGCTCTGGCCAGGACATTGGGTCTGACCAGCCGGCAAGTACTCGCGCATCTGTCCGAATTGGGCGTGGAGACGCGAAGCCCGCAATCCAGCATCGACCGCGAGGTCGCGCAGGCTGTCGCGGATCGTGTCCGTGAACACGTGCCGGTCGACGAGGCCGCCGTCGAGGCGGTCGAGGACGCGGCGGACACCGCGGGGACCGACGAGTCGTCATCGACGGCAGCCGCCGAGCCGTCGGCGGACGCGGCCGACGAATCCCCGGCATCCGCACCGACGACTGCGGAGTCGCCCGACGAACTGGCGGCGCAGGCCACCGGCGACCAGCCGGCCGAAGAGCAGCCCGCCCAGCAGGCATCGACCCCGGAACCATCCGCACCGGAATCCGTCGGGGAGCGCGCCGCCGAGACCGAGGTGCCGACCCTGTTCTCGTCCGTGGAGGACGCGCGGCATCATCCGATCGTGCCGAGCGCCGAATCGGCGATCGACCAGCCGTTGTTCCTGTCCCCGCAGGCCGTGGAACCGGCCCCGCGTAAGTCGCGTCCGGCCCGAACCGAGACCGACGTCGAGGGCGGGTCCGACACCGAGGCCGGCGCAACCGACACCGACAGCTCCACCGACGACGATTCGTCCGGCGACGGGGATCGATCCTCCCGCCGTCGACGCCGAGGTCGCCGTGGGCGTGGGCGTGGCCGTGGTGACCAGGGCGAGGGCGGTGGCGAGGACGCGACCTCGACCTCCGACAACGACTCCACCGACGACGGTGACGACACCTCCGACGAGAGGTCGGGATCACGCCCGTCCGGCAAGAAGGGCAAGAAGTCCGGCGGCACCAAGGACAGCGGCACCAAGGACAGCGATACCAAGGACAGCGGCGGCAAGGACGGCGGCGGCAAGGACGGCGGTCCCAACGAGAAGGACGCCAAGCGGGGCGCCGACAAGAACCGGGACCAGTCGACAGACGCGGACTCCGAGGACGACTCGAGCGCCGAATCCGCCGACGACACCGACGACGAGTCGGGGTCCGACGACAACGACCAGGGCTCGTCGAAGCGCCGTCGTCGCCGTCGTCGTCGCAAGGGCGGAGCCGACGCCGAGGACGCATCGCCGGACGATCCGCCGAACACCGTCGTCCACGAGCGCGAGCCGCGCAGCAAGCGGGCCCGCGACGAGGTGCAGGGCATCTCGGGTTCCACGCGGCTAGAGGCCAAGCGGCAGCGCCGCCGGGACGGTCGCGATGCCGGCCGCCGTCGGCCCCCGATCCTGAGCGAGTCGGAGTTCCTCGCCCGTCGTGAGGCCGTCGACCGGGTGATGGTCGTCCGCGAGCGGAGCGCGAACAGTGCCATCGCCGGGGACGCGCCGTCGAACGGACATGACCACGCGGTGCCGGTGGAGGACTACACGCAGGTCGCGGTATTGGAAGACGGCGTGCTCGTGGAGCATTTCGTGACCACCGAGACATCGTCGTCGATGGTCGGCAACATCTACCTGGGGCGCGTGCAGAACGTGCTGCCCGGCATGGAGGCGGCGTTCGTCGACATCGGCCGCGGTCGCAACGGCGTGCTGTACGCCGGCGAGGTCAACTGGGACGCCGCAGGTCTCGACGGCGGGTCACGCAAGATCGAGCAGGCCCTCAAGCCCGGCGACAACGTGCTGGTCCAGGTCAGCAAGGACCCGGTCGGCCACAAGGGTGCGCGCCTCACCACCCAGATCTCGCTCGCCGGCCGCTATCTCGTCTACGTGCCCGGTGGTTCGTCCACCGGGATCAGCCGCAAGCTGCCCGACGTCGAACGCAAGCGACTCAAGAGCATCCTCGGCAAGCTCGTCCCCGACGATGCAGGTGTGATCATCCGCACCGCGTCCGAGGGGGTCAGTGCCGAGGAACTCGGTGCGGACATCGCCCGCCTCGAGGGACAGTGGAAAGAGATCGACGTCGCCGTCGGCAAGGCCAAGAAGGGCGGTTCCACTGCTCCGCAGGCGCTCTACGAGGAGCCCGATCTCCTGGTCCGGGTGGTGCGCGACCTGTTCAACGAGGACTTCAAGAAGCTCGTCGTCGAGGGTCAGAAGGCATGGGATCTCGTCGAGCGCTACATCGAGGCGGTCGCACCGGATCTGATGGATCGGGTGGAGCGGTTCGCCAAGGCCAACGCCGACGCGCCGGATTCCTTTGTGGTGCACCGGATCGACGAGCAGCTCGCGAAGGCGCTCGACCGCAAGGTCTG
This sequence is a window from Gordonia insulae. Protein-coding genes within it:
- a CDS encoding translation initiation factor IF-2 N-terminal domain-containing protein, which translates into the protein MTDNGSPTDANAASESAEEFPSRLRVHALARTLGLTSRQVLAHLSELGVETRSPQSSIDREVAQAVADRVREHVPVDEAAVEAVEDAADTAGTDESSSTAAAEPSADAADESPASAPTTAESPDELAAQATGDQPAEEQPAQQASTPEPSAPESVGERAAETEVPTLFSSVEDARHHPIVPSAESAIDQPLFLSPQAVEPAPRKSRPARTETDVEGGSDTEAGATDTDSSTDDDSSGDGDRSSRRRRRGRRGRGRGRGDQGEGGGEDATSTSDNDSTDDGDDTSDERSGSRPSGKKGKKSGGTKDSGTKDSDTKDSGGKDGGGKDGGPNEKDAKRGADKNRDQSTDADSEDDSSAESADDTDDESGSDDNDQGSSKRRRRRRRRKGGADAEDASPDDPPNTVVHEREPRSKRARDEVQGISGSTRLEAKRQRRRDGRDAGRRRPPILSESEFLARREAVDRVMVVRERSANSAIAGDAPSNGHDHAVPVEDYTQVAVLEDGVLVEHFVTTETSSSMVGNIYLGRVQNVLPGMEAAFVDIGRGRNGVLYAGEVNWDAAGLDGGSRKIEQALKPGDNVLVQVSKDPVGHKGARLTTQISLAGRYLVYVPGGSSTGISRKLPDVERKRLKSILGKLVPDDAGVIIRTASEGVSAEELGADIARLEGQWKEIDVAVGKAKKGGSTAPQALYEEPDLLVRVVRDLFNEDFKKLVVEGQKAWDLVERYIEAVAPDLMDRVERFAKANADAPDSFVVHRIDEQLAKALDRKVWLPSGGTLIIEHTEAMTVVDVNTGKFTGSGGNLEETVTRNNLEAAEEIVRQMRLRDIGGMIIVDFIDMVLESNRDLVLRRLTEALARDRTRHQVSEVTSLGLVQMTRKRLGTGLLEAFSTSCTHCGGRGIIVHANPVEVRQDDSGPSDGGSKRSRRNRRKAEPAAAPEPQKPAHNPAEHPMFRAMAAHAHEDDHEHGHEHQDGHEDTAGHTAEDRSTDGERPAAAKTPAVAEAADVAPSEPAASTEPAASAEPTTPTEPAQERTERESAPSEPAAASTEPAAEPAPAPKRRRRVVRQAAAPPSVSEPVVLTADGDSSSAAQPVTTFGPVSGATSQEAAVAVRRRPRRRTAGRPAGPPPAEQ